A region of the Acidimicrobiales bacterium genome:
GCGCCGTTCACGTACAGCTGCAGCAGCGGGATGAGCGACATCTGGAACGGGACCGCCAACATCGCCACCGTGGCCACGAACAGCCAGTGCCGCCCGGGGAAGTCCATCCAGGCGAAGGCGTAGGCGGCGAAGGCCGCGATCGCGATCGGGATGACGGTGGCCGGTATCGCGATCGCCGCCGAGTTCATGAAGTGCTGCCACATGTCGGGTGCATCGCTCGTCGACGACGAGAACACGCCGCGGTAGCTCTCCAGGGTGAGCTGAGGATCGGTCACGACCGTCCACCAGCCGGTGGTCTTGACCGCCGTCTCCGAGCGGAACGACGACACGAACAGACCGAGGCTGGGCAGGGTCCACAGAAGGACCAGAATCCACAGGACCCCGGTGGGCACGGCGCCCAGCAGCCCGTGCAGCCGGGTGCCCACGCCCCGGCCCCGGGTCGGCGCAGCCCCCGTCGCGGCTTCCGGCAGCGGTGCGGTGGTCGGCGTGACGGTCGTGCTCACGATCGCTCCTCAGTCTGAAGACGGCGGACGTTGATCACCATCAACGGCAGCACCACGACGAACAGCAGCACGGCCAGCGCCGAGCCGCGCCCGTTGTCGCGGTTGACGAACACCTCGCTGAACATCCGGTTGGCGATGACGTCGGTGTCGTTGTTGCCGCCGGTCATCACCTGGACGATGTCGAAGACCTTGAGCACGGTGATCATCAAGGTCGTCACCACCACGGCGATCGTGGTGCGGATCTGGGGCAGGGTCACCCGCCAGAACGTCGCCACCTCGCTGGCGCCGTCGACCCGGGCGGCCTCGATCAGCTCGCTCGGCACGCCCTTGATCGCCGCCGACAGGACCACCATGGCGAACCCGGTCTGGATCCAGATCATGATGGCGATCAGGAAGAGGTTGTTCCACGGCACCTGACGGATCCAGTCCTGGGGCGCACCGCCGCCACCGACCCAGAAGGCGTTGAGCAGGCCGATCTGATCCTTGCCGGCGGGCGTGAACGCGAACACGAACCGCCAGATGACGCTGGCGCCGACGAAGCTGATCGCCATCGGCATGAAGATCAGCGACTTGGCGACCGACTCGCCCTTGGACCGGTCGGCCAGCACCGCCACGGCCAGGCCGAGCAGGGTGGCGAAGCCGGTGACGAGCACCAGCCAGAACACGTTGTTCCAAACGACGCCGGTGAGGGCGCTGACACCGGCGAGCACGGCGAGGATCGCCGCGACCGTCAGCGATCCCGACGGCGCGGGGCCCGTGAAGTCGATCGAGCGGCGCTCGAGGCGGGCCCGCACGACGACGAGCACCACCGCCACGACGACGATGCCGACCGCGATCACGAACAGGCGGCTGGTCAGGATGTCGCGCCAGCCCTCGACGGTGAAGACGGTGCGGTCGCCGAACAGCGAGCGGTAGTTCTCCAGCCCGGCCGTCTCCTCGCTGCGCTTGTCGCGAAAGCTGAGGTAGATCGTTCGGATCGTCGGGGCCACCAGCGTGATGGTCAGGAAGAAGAGCGCCGGGGCCAGGAAGATCACGGGGCGCGTCCGGTCGGGGATGCGCCAGGCCCGGTCCGGCGGCGGTGGGTGCCGGGCCCACACGAAGGCGCCCAGCAGCGCCCCGACGACCGCGCCGCCGAGGGGCCACAGCGGCCCGCCGAGGAACCAGCCGCCGCTGTTGGCCACCGCGCCGGCCACGGCTCCGAGCAGCGCCCCCGCTCCGGTGGCGAAGACGCGGAACCGTTTCGGTGCCTGGTCGACGAGCAGGTTCACGCCCACGAAGACCGCGAGCATCACCGTGATGACGAGCACCACGGTGATCAAAGTACTGACGAGCTCTCCCATGTGTCCCCCCGAGTGATGAGGGAGGTACCCACTCGGGTACCTCCCTCAATCAGACGATTCGGTTCGGATCGATCCTTCGGGTCAGTCCGAGGGCCAGCTCGCCTCGACGTCGGCGAACGCTTCGTCGACGGTCTTGGTGCCGCCGACGATGTCGACGGCGGCGCTCCAGAACGTCCCGGAGCCGACCGCTCCCGGCATCAGGTCGGAGGCGTCGAAGCGCACCGGCTCGGCCGCCGCGAGGATCTCGCCGAACGTCTGGTCCAGCTCCGTGGTGTAGAGGCTGGTGTCGACGTTCTTGTTCGGCGACAGGTAGCCGCCGATCTCGTTGCCGGCCCGGCTGTTGCCGAACTCGGGCGAGGCGATGTAGCTCATGACCTCCATCACCTCGGGACGGTCGGCGAACGCCGCGGCGTAGATGCCGCCCGAGAGGGTGATGTTCGGGTTCTCCTCGGAGCCGGGCAGGTAGAAGGCGTTGACGTCGCCGTCCGCGCCCAAGGTGGCCCCCGCGTCGGTGAAGTTCGACCCGTAGAAGTTGCCCTGGCGGTGCATCAGGCAGTCGCCCTCGAGCAGCGGCAGGCCGGCCTCGGCGAACGGCGTCGCCCCGATGTTCTGCAGGCCGCCGAACACCATCCCGTCGGTCGCCCAGAGGTCGTAGACCGCCTGCGCCGACTCCACGATGGCAGGGTCGTCGAAGGGGATCTCGTGGTTGACCCACTGGTCGTAGACCTCGGGCCCTTGCAGGCGCAGCACGAACTCCTCGATCCAGTCGGTCATGGGCCAACCGGTGGCGTCGTCGCTGCCGATGCCGACGCAGAACGGCGTCTTGCCGTCGGCGAGCATCGTGTCGGCCAGCGCCAGGAAGTCGTCGAAGGACTCGGGGATCTCGTAGCCGCCCTCCTGGAACGCTGCCGGGCTGTACCAGACGACGCTCTTGAGGTCGGCCTTGGCCGGGATGGCGAGGACGTCGCCGTCGATGGTGGAGAAGCTCGTCCAGCCCTCGTCGATGTTCTCGCCGACCACCTCGAGGACGTCGTCGGGCAGCGGCACGATGTCGCCCGCGAAGTCCTTGATCTTCCCGGGCTGCGGGAACATGGCGATGTCGGGCGGGTTGCCGGCGTCGACCTGGGGGCCGACCTCGGTCTCGAAGCTCCGTGAGCCGTTCACCTCGACTTCGATGCCGGTGTCCTCGGTGAACGCGTCGAAGGCGTCCTGCAGGCTCTGCTGCTCGAACTCCACCTCCGGACCGAACAGGGTCACGGTCCCGCTATCGCCTCCGCCGCCACTGTCGTCGCCGGAGTCGGTGGACGCATCGTCGTCGTCGTCGGCACACGCCGACGCCGACAACAGGCTCAGGGCCAGCCCGAGCGTGAAGACCGCTCTCCACCGGTTTCGCTGTCGTGTCATTGGGTTTCCCCCTCTTTGCTTACTTTGACGACATCTCGCCAAATCCATCCGCCGGGCCCCCAGAGAGCACGCACTACCTCCCTACCCGGACCGAAGGTGGGCCTGTCGTGCTTCTGACGATCAGGTCGAGATCGAGCTGTTGGTGCACCGGTGCGATGGGGCCCTCGGTGCCGAGGACCTCCAGCAGCAGCGCCGCCGCGCAGCGCCCGCTCTCGTAGAGCGGTTGGCGCACGGTGGTGAGGCCCGCGTAGCTGGACACCTCGATGTCGTCGAAGCCGACGACCGAGACGTCCTCGGGCACGCGCAGGCCCGCGGCGCGCACGGCCTCCAGAACCCCCAGGGCCTGCGTGTCGGAGGCGGCGAACACCGCGGTGGGTCGGTCGCGGCGGGCCAGGAGCTCCTCGGTCCGGCGGCGGGCGACGCTGCGCACGTGCGGGCCGTGCCGGATCAGCTCCGGGCGGACGTCGACGCCGGCGTCCTCGAGCGTGGCGCGGTAGCCCTGCTCGCGCTCGGCGCTGGACACGAAGCCCAGCGGGTTGTCGGGCTCGTCGCCGATGAAGGCGATGCGCTCGTGACCCAGCGCCAGCAGGTGCCGGGTGGCGATGCGGCCGCCCTCGACGTCGTCGGTCACCACACGGGGGACCGCGTGCTCGGTCGGGCCGCGGGCATCGAGCAGCACCACGGGAACACCCGCCGCGGCCAGGCGCTCGAGGTCGCTGCTCGGCGGTGGTAGCGACATGACCAGCAGGCCATCGGCCCGGTCGCGGCGGGTGAGGGCGGCGAAGTGCTCGTCACGGTGGACGGGCGACTCGACGTTGAAGAGGACGAGGTCGTAGCGGCTTGTGTCGAGCAGGGCGACGACGCCGCGGAGCCGCTCCACGGCAGAGGCGTGGGTGAAGAAGGGCACGACCACGCCGACGGTCTGGCAGCGGCCGCGGGACAGGCCGCGGGCCATCGGGTTGGGCCGGTAGTCGAGGGCCTCGATGGCGGCGAGCACGCGGGCCCGAGTGGCGGCGCTGACGCGAGGGCTGTCGTTGAGGACCCGGGACACCGTGCCCGCACCCACTCCGGCTTTCGCCGCGACGTCGGCGATGGTGGCCATCCCCCCGAACCCCCCTCCGTTCCCCCGATGTGTGGAAGCGCTTCCACACCTGTCACCGCAACGTATGCCCCGGAACAGGGAATGTCAATGGAATCGCTTCCACAATGGCGGTTCGCAGCCGGAGCCCGCATGCGGTACATCTCCTACCGATGGACGAGATCACCCGGTTGGCGAGACCCGACATCGCCGCCCTCCAGCCCTACAGCTCGGCCCGCACCGAGGGCGAGCAGCGCATGCAGGTGTTCCTCGACGCCAACGAGAACCCGTTCGCGCCGTACCCCGCCGACGCCGCCAGCGAGGGCCTCAACCGCTACCCCGAGCCGCAGCCCGGGCACCTGCTCGACCGGTTCGCGGCGCACTACGACGTCGCGCGGGAGCAGCTGCTGTTCACCCGGGGCGCCGACGAGGCGATCGACCTGCTGGTGCGGGCGTTCTGCCGGGCCGAGCACGACGCGATCCTCGTCAACACGCCGGCGTTCGCCATGTACGCGATGGCGGCGGAGATCCAGGGCGCCGCGGTGGTGGCGGTGCCGCTGGTGAGGACCGACGCCGGCCGGTTCGACCTCGACGTGGATGCGATCCTCGCTGCGGCGGGGTCCCGGCCGGGCGTGAAGTTGGTCTTCGTCTGCACGCCCAACAACCCGACCTCGGGGCTGGCGCGCCGGGAGGACGTGCTGGGCCTGTGCGACCGGCTCCTCGGCTCGGCCCTGGTCGTGGCCGACGAGACCTACGTCGACTTCTCCGGTCAGCCGTCGCTGGCCCGGGAGCTGGGCGCGCACCCCAACCTGGTCGTGCTGCGGACGCTGTCGAAGGAGTACAGCCTGGCGGGCGAGCGCTGCGGCGTCACGATCGCCCACCCGACGACGGTCGGGCTGCTCGGCCGCATCCTGGCGCCCTATCCGCTCACGCAGACCGCCATCCGGGCCGTGGCCGCGGCGATGTCACCGGAGGGCGTCGCCCGGGCCCGGGCCAACATCGACCTGCTCCTGCGGGAGCGGGCGGGCGTCGAAGTGGCGCTGGCGACGTCGCCGGGCGCCACCCGGATCCACCCCAGCGACGCCAACTTCCTGCTCGTCGAGACGCCCGATCCCCGGCTGCTCGTCCGGACTATGGAGGCGGCCGGCATCAAGGTCCGCGACCGCAGCACCGTCGCCGGCATCGAGGGTTGCGTCCGCATCTCGATCGGCACGCCGGAACAGAACCAGCGGATGCTCGAGGCCTTCGAGAAGTACGCGTCCTCGCTCTGAGGAGGCGGAGCTGTCCGCGCACGTCCTAGGAGGGGTCGCGCAGGAGGGCGTAGATCGCGCTGTCGCGCCACCGTCCGCCCCGGAAGAACACCCCACGCATCACGCCCTCGCGCTCGAAGCCCGCCTTCTCGAGGGCCCGCTGCTCGGCGTGGTTCGTCACCTCGGTGAAGGCCTCCAGCCGGTGCGCCGGCGTGTTGGCGAACAGGTACTCGACCAGCAGGCGCTGCGCCTCGGTGCCCACACCCTGGCCGCGGTGCTCGGGCAGCAGCATGATCCCCATCTCGAACACGAGCGCCTTGCCGTTGCCCAGCGTGCGGTCCTTCCAGCTGACGACCCCGGCGAAGGTGCCGTCGGCGCGGGCGACCACGAGCTCCGACTGCTCGGTGCCGAGCCAGCCGTCCTCCTCCCAGCGCTTCCGCCACGCCTTCGGGTCCTTGAAACCGACCCACTCGAACTCGCTGCCCGCCTCCGGATCCAGGGAGAAGCGGGCGAGGGCGTCGAGGTCGCCCTCCTGGACCGGCCGCAGATGCACATCCATGGGTGGGCCGAGCCTACGAGGTGGCGGCGGGGGCGGGATGGGTGAGGAGCCAGACGGCGAGGGCGAGGCAGGTGATGCCGGCCAGGCTGTCGGTGGCGATGTTGAAGTGCTGGAAGACGTCGAACTCCGACAGCGCCCCGGACGTGTAGTGCAGCGGGCCGATCAGGCCGGACACCGAGTAGACCGCCAGACAGACGGCCGCCAGCTGCCGCCGCCCCCGGTCGTACAGGAGCCACGACGCCACACCGAAGGCGGTGAACACCACCCAGGCCTGCCAGATCGACGGCCGGGTGACCGTGTCGGGCATGTCGTTGGGGTACTCGTCGAAGCGCACGTAGTTGTCGGTGTAGTGCACCACCGACACGACGAACGCGGCGAGCACGACCGTGCGGAACACGCCCCTCTCCGACATCGGCCCGACCGTAACCGGGTGGTCAGCCGGGAAGGAAGCTCAGGCGGACCTCCCGGTCGGGGTTGTCGACGTTGGTGTCGACCAGCACGACCGACTGCCAGGTGCCGAGCGCGGGGCGGCCGCCGAGGACGGGGACGACCACGCTCGGGGCGATGAACGCCGGCAGCACGTGGTCGGCGCCGTGACCCGGTGCGCCATGGCGGTGCTGCCAGCGGCCGTCCCGGGGCAGCAGGTCGTCGAGCAGCGACAGGAGGTCGTCGTCGCTCCCCGACCCGGTCTCGATCACGGCGACGCCGGCGGTGGCGTGCGGCACGAACACCGACAGCAGCCCGTCGCCCCGACCCCGGCAGAAGTCGGCGGCCGGGCCGGTGATGTCGACCACGTTGGGCCGCGTGCCGGTGCGGATCGTGAGCACGGTGGTCTCCATGGCGGCGACGGTACTGTCGGCGACCGTGCTCGACGTCGACCGCGACGGCAACGTGATGCTGACCGTGCACGTGCAGCCCGGCGCCCGCCGCAGCGAGATCGTCGGCCCGCACGGCGACGCCCTGAAGGTGCGGGTCACGGCGCCACCCGTCGACGGGAAGGCCAACGCCGCGGTGGTGGAGCTCCTGGCCGAGATCCTCGATGCCCCGGTCGAGCTGGTCGCCGGCGCCTCCAGCCGCCGCAAGCGGCTGCGCATCACCGGCCTCGACCGGGACGCCGTCCAACAGTGCCTGGACGCGGCGGTGGCCGGCTGAGGTCACCCTCAGCCGGCCACCGTCAAAGGTTGATCAGGCTTCGACGGCGTCCTCGGACGACGGGAGCCCGACCACGGCAGCCAGGTCGCGGGTGTCGCCCGACGGGGCGTCGCCCTCCTGGTTCTCGTAGGTGCCCGTGAGCCACTCGGCCAGGCCCTGCTCCTCGCGGTCCGACGACCAGTAGGACATGGGCTGGTACTCCGGCGCCTTGGTGCCGATGTCCCGGTAGACCTCCATGCCGGTGCCGGCCGGGATGAGCTTGCCGATGATGATGTTCTCCTTCAGGCCGTTGAGCCCGTCGGACTTCGACTCGATCGCAGCCTCGGTGAGCACCCGGGTGGTCTCCTGGAAGGAGGCCGCCGACAGCCACGACTCGGTGGCCAGCGACGCCTTCGTGATGCCCATCATGACCGGGCGACCCTCGGCCGGGACCTTGCTCTCCTGGACCAGCACCTTGTTCTCGTCGGTGTAGGCCTTGGCGTCGGCCGTCTCGCCGGGCAGGAAGCGGCTGTCGCCGGGCTCCTGCACGACGACCCGGCGGGTCATCTGCCGCACGATCAGCTCGATGTGCTTGTCGTGGATCGACACGCCCTGGTCGCGGTACACGCGCTGCACCTCGATCACCAGGTACTGCTGGGTCTCCCGCACACCGCGGATCTCCAGCAGCTCCTTCGGGTCACGAGGACCGTCGACGATCGGGTCGCCGGCCTGGATCTCCTGGCCGTCGGTCACCTCGAGCCGGGCCAGCGACGGCACGATGTAGGCGTGCTCGGCGCCGTCGTCGGCGACCACCGTGATCACCCGGCCCTTGCCCTCGTCCTCGGCGATGCGCACGACACCGGAGATGTGCGACAGCGTGGCCTTGCCCTTCGGCGACCGGGCCTCGAACAGCTCGACCACTCGGGGCAGACCACCGGCGATGTCGGTGCCGGCGATGCCACCGGTGTGGAACGTCCGCATCGTCAGCTGGGTGCCCGGCTCACCGATGGACTGGGCGGCGATGACACCGACCGCCTCGCCCATCTCGATGGTCTTGCCGGTGGCCAGCGAACGGCCGTAGCACTTGGCGCAGACGCCGAAGTCGGCCAGGCAGGTGAGCACCGACCGGACCCGCACCCGCTCGACCTTGGGGTCGTCGCGCAGCGCGTCCATGGCGAAGTCGTCGATCTCGGTGCCGGCCTTGATGGTCACCCCGCGGAAGTCCTCGTGGGGGTTCTCCGGCGAGAGCTCGACGTCGACGGCCAGGGTGCGGCCGAAGATGCGGGTCTCCAGGTAGGTGCGCTTGCCCGCCTGGTCGGGGCCGATGTCCTCGACCCAGAGGCCGCGGATCGGCTCACCCTCCTTCTGGCAGTCGTACTCCCGGATGATCAGCTCCTGGGCCACGTCGACGAGGCGACGGGTCAGGTAGCCCGAGTCGGCGGTCCGCAGGGCGGTGTCGACCAGACCCTTCCGGGCGCCCGGCGTGGCGATGAAGTACTCCAGCATCGACAGGCCTTCGCGGAAGTTCGCCTTGATCGGCCGGGGGATCATGTCGCCTCGGGGGTTGGCCACGAGGCCGCGCATGCCGGCGATCTGCCGGACCTGCATCATGTTCCCTCGGGCGCCGGAGCCCACCATCATGTCGATGGGGTTGAACTGCTCCTCCTTGAGGCCCTTCTCCATCTCGGAGCGCACCTCGTCGGTGGCGTTCGTCCAGATCTCCACTTCCTTCTGGCGCCGCTCACCGTCGGTGATGATGCCCTTCCGGAACTGGGTCTCGACCTTCTCGGCTTCCTTCTCGTAGCGCTCGAGGATGCCCTTCTTGCTCTCCGGCGTCTTGACGTCCTCGATGGAGATCGTCAGGCCCGACTTGGCGGCGTACCCGAAGCACAGGTCCTTGAGCTGGTCGAGGCTGCGCTGGACGACGGCCTTGGGGTAGTCGTTGGCCAGCCGGTCGACGACCTCGCCCATGTTCTTCTTCTTGACGGGCTCGTCGACGAAGCCGAACCCGAGCGGCAGCGCCCGGTTGAAGATGAAGCGGCCGACCGTGCTCTCCCGGAAGATGGGCTTGGGCTCGTCGGCGTCAGCCGGTTCGCGCAGGCCCTCCTCGATCTCCTCCATGACCTCGCGCTTGGACAGCCGCAGCTTGACCATGGCGTGGAGGTGCACGTCGCCGGCGTCGAGCGCCCGCTCCATGGAGGAGCGGTTGCCGAACACCTTGCCCTCGCCCGGCGCACCCACGACGTGGGCGGTCAGGTAGAAGGCGCCGATCACCATGTCCTGCGTCGGCGTGACCAGCGGGCGGCCGTGGGCCGGGCTGAGCACGTTGTTCGCCGACAGCATGAGGACCCGGCTCTCGGCCTGGGCCTCTGCCGACAGGGGCAGGTGGACGGCCATCTGGTCGCCGTCGAAGTCGGCGTTGAAGGCGGTGCACACCAGCGGGTGGATCTGGATGGCCTTGCCCTCGACCAGCACCGGCTCGAACGCCTGGATGCCGAGGCGGTGCAGCGTGGGCGCCCGGTTCAGGAGGACCGGGTGCTCCTTGATGACCTCTTCGAGCACGTCCCACACCTGGGGACGACGGCGCTCGACCATCCGCTTGGCGGACTTGATGTTCTGCGCCAGCTCGCGGTCGACCAGGGCCTTCATCACGAAGGGCTTGAACAGCTCCAGCGCCATCAGCTTGGGCAGGCCGCACTGGTGCAGCTTGAGCGACGGGCCGACCACGATGACCGAACGGCCGGAGTAGTCGACGCGCTTGCCCAGCAGGTTCTGGCGGAACCGGCCCTGCTTGCCCTTGAGCATGTCGGACAGCGACTTGAGCGGGCGGTTGCCGGGACCCGTGACGGGACGGCCGCGACGGCCGTTGTCGAACAGGGCGTCGACCGCCTCCTGCAGCATGCGCTTCTCGTTGTTCACGATGATCTCGGGGGCACCGAGGTCGAGCAGGCGCTTCAGGCGGTTGTTGCGGTTGATGACCCGGCGGTACAGGTCGTTGAGGTCGGACGTGGCGAAGCGGCCACCGTCGAGCTGCACCATCGGGCGCAGCTCCGGCGGGATCACCGGCACGACGTCGAGGATCATGGCCCGCGGGTCGTTCACCCGGTTGCCACGGTCGTCGCGGCGGTTGAACGCCGAGACGATCTTCAGCCGCTTGATGGCCTTCTGCTTGCGCTGGGCCGAGAGCGGGCGACCACCGGTCGACGGGTCGATGAGGTCCTTGAGCTTGACCTCTTCCTCGTCGAAGTCGAGGCGGTTGATCAGCTGCTTCAGGGCATTGGCGCCCATGCCACCCTCGAAGTAGGCGCCGTAGCGGTCGCGCAGCTCGCGCCACAGCATCTCGTCTTCGAGGATCTTGCGGGGGTGCAGGTCGCGGAACTCGTCGTAGGCGCGCTGGACCAGGTCCAGCTCCTCGTCGTAGCGCTCGCGGATGACGGCCAGGTCCTTGTCGGCGGCCTTCTGGCGGTTGCGCAGGTCGGCGTCCTTGGCCCCTTCGGCCTCGAGAGCGGTGATCTCCTGCTCCAGGCCCTCCATGCGCTTGGCCAGCTCGAGCTCGCGCTCGCGGTCGATCTCCTCCTTCTCGGCCAGCATCTCCTTCTCGAGGTTCGACAGCTCCTCGTGGCGCTTGTCGACGTCGACCCAGGTGACGAGGTTGGCCGCGAAGTAGATGACCTTCTCCAGCTGCTTGGCCTTGAGCTCCTCGCGCACCTCGGTGCCGGAGAGCAGGTAGGCCAGCCAGGAGCGGGTGCCCCGCAGGTACCAGATGTGGACGACCGAGGCGGCCAGCTCGATGTGGCCCATGCGCTCGCGGCGGACCTTCGAGCGCGTGACCTCGACGCCGCAGCGCTCGCAGATGATGCCCTTGAAGCGGACACGCTTGTACTTGCCGCAGTAGCACTCCCAGTCCTTCTGCGGACCGAAGATCTTCTCGCAGAAGAGCCCGTCCTTCTCGGGCTTGAGGGTGCGGTAGTTGATGGTCTCCGGCTTCTTGACCTCGCCGTTCGACCACTGGCGGATGGTCTCGGCCGTCGCCAGCCCGATCCTGAGCTGGCTGAAGTCGTTCACGTCAAGCATCGAAGTGCTCCATTGCCGTGCTCGTGCTGATGTCGTGGAGTTGGGTGCGGGTGGTCACTAGAAGCTGCTCGTCCGCTCGCGGCGGCGCTCGTCGTCTTCGTCGGTGCCCCGTTCCGGACGGCTGAGGTCGATGCCGAGCTCCTCGGCGGCGCGGAAGACGTCCTCGTCGAGCTCGCGCATCTCGATCTCTTCGCCGGTCTGCGCCAACACCTCGACGTTGAGGCAGAGGGCCTGCATCTCCTTGATGAGAACCTTGAAGCTCTCGGGGATCCCCGGCTCGGGGATGTTCTCGCCCTTGACGATGGCCTCGTACACCTTCACGCGGCCGAGGACGTCGTCGGACTTGATCGTCAGCAGCTCCTGCAAGCAGTAAGCGGAGCCGTAGGCCTCGAGGGCCCACACCTCCATCTCACCGAATCGCTGACCACCGAACTGGGCCTTCCCGCCCAGCGGCTGCTGCGTGATCATCGAGTACGGGCCGGTCGACCGGGCGTGGATCTTGTCGTCCACGAGGTGGGCCAGCTTCAGGATGTACATGAACCCGACCGTGACCTGCTGGTCGTAGGCCTCGCCGGTGCGGCCGTTGTAGAGCTGCACCTTGCCGTTGGGCCCGATCAGACGCTCGCCGTCGGGCGACTCGGGCCGCAGGTTGTGGAAGATCGTCTGGATCGTCGGGTGCTTGCCGGCCTGCTCGACCTCGTCCCAGTGGGCACCGTCGAACACCGGTGTGGCGATGAGCGTCGACGGCGGCGTGGTCGGGCGGGTCTTGGACTCGGTGCCGCGGATGGGCTCGTCGCCCACCGTGGTGCCGTTGACCTGCCAGCCCCAGCGGGCCGCGTAGCCGAGGTGGGCCTCGAGCACCTGTCCCACGTTCATGCGGGACGGGACGCCGAGCGGGTTGAGGATGATGTCGACGGGCGTGCCGTCGGACAGGTGCGGCATGTCCTCCAGCGGCAGGATCTTCGAGATGACGCCCTTGTTGCCGTGGCGCCCGGCCAGCTTGTCGCCGACCGAGATCTTGCGCTTCTGGGCGACGTAGACCCGCACCAGCTGGTTGACGCCGGGGGGCAGCTCGTGGCTCTCGTCCCGGCTGAACACCTTGACGTCGATGACCTTGCCGGACTCGCCGTGCGGCACCTTCAGCGAGGTGTCGCGCACCTCGCGGGCCTTCTCACCGAAGATCGCCCGGAGCAGCCGCTCCTCGGGGGTGAGCTCGGTCTCGCCCTTGGGTGTGACCTTGCCGACCAGCACGTCGCCGGCGCCGACCTCGGCACCGATGCGGATGATGCCCCGCTCGTCGAGGTCCTTCAGGATCTCCTCGGAGAGGTTGGGGATGTCGCGCGTGATCTCCTCGGGCCCGAGCTTGGTGTCGCGGGCGTCGATCTCGTGCTCGTGGATGTGGATCGAGGTGAGCACGTCGTCGCGCACGAGGCGCTCCGACAGGATGATCGCGTCCTCGAAGTTGTAGCCCTCCCACGGCATGAAGGCCACGAGCAGGTTCTTGCCGAGCGCCAGCTCGCCACCGTCGGTGGAGGGCCCGTCGGCGAGCACGTCGTCCTTGCGGAACCTGTCGCCCTCGGCCACGCGGGGCTTCTGGTTGATGCAGGTGTCCTGGTTGGAGCGCTCGAACTTGAGGAGCT
Encoded here:
- a CDS encoding GNAT family protein; amino-acid sequence: MDVHLRPVQEGDLDALARFSLDPEAGSEFEWVGFKDPKAWRKRWEEDGWLGTEQSELVVARADGTFAGVVSWKDRTLGNGKALVFEMGIMLLPEHRGQGVGTEAQRLLVEYLFANTPAHRLEAFTEVTNHAEQRALEKAGFEREGVMRGVFFRGGRWRDSAIYALLRDPS
- a CDS encoding carbohydrate ABC transporter permease, which produces MSTTVTPTTAPLPEAATGAAPTRGRGVGTRLHGLLGAVPTGVLWILVLLWTLPSLGLFVSSFRSETAVKTTGWWTVVTDPQLTLESYRGVFSSSTSDAPDMWQHFMNSAAIAIPATVIPIAIAAFAAYAFAWMDFPGRHWLFVATVAMLAVPFQMSLIPLLQLYVNGAHLTVFGETFTLLPDLDLQGTITAVWLTHIGFGLPLAIFLLHNYMASLPRDVFEAARIDGADHPTIFWRLVIPLSVPALAAFAIFQFLWVWNDYLVARTFLSIGSTDAPMTVRLATLSGSRGQDWHLLTAAAFVSIAVPLAVFFALQRYFVRGLLAGSVKG
- a CDS encoding sugar ABC transporter permease, translated to MGELVSTLITVVLVITVMLAVFVGVNLLVDQAPKRFRVFATGAGALLGAVAGAVANSGGWFLGGPLWPLGGAVVGALLGAFVWARHPPPPDRAWRIPDRTRPVIFLAPALFFLTITLVAPTIRTIYLSFRDKRSEETAGLENYRSLFGDRTVFTVEGWRDILTSRLFVIAVGIVVVAVVLVVVRARLERRSIDFTGPAPSGSLTVAAILAVLAGVSALTGVVWNNVFWLVLVTGFATLLGLAVAVLADRSKGESVAKSLIFMPMAISFVGASVIWRFVFAFTPAGKDQIGLLNAFWVGGGGAPQDWIRQVPWNNLFLIAIMIWIQTGFAMVVLSAAIKGVPSELIEAARVDGASEVATFWRVTLPQIRTTIAVVVTTLMITVLKVFDIVQVMTGGNNDTDVIANRMFSEVFVNRDNGRGSALAVLLFVVVLPLMVINVRRLQTEERS
- a CDS encoding ABC transporter substrate-binding protein, which encodes MTRQRNRWRAVFTLGLALSLLSASACADDDDDASTDSGDDSGGGGDSGTVTLFGPEVEFEQQSLQDAFDAFTEDTGIEVEVNGSRSFETEVGPQVDAGNPPDIAMFPQPGKIKDFAGDIVPLPDDVLEVVGENIDEGWTSFSTIDGDVLAIPAKADLKSVVWYSPAAFQEGGYEIPESFDDFLALADTMLADGKTPFCVGIGSDDATGWPMTDWIEEFVLRLQGPEVYDQWVNHEIPFDDPAIVESAQAVYDLWATDGMVFGGLQNIGATPFAEAGLPLLEGDCLMHRQGNFYGSNFTDAGATLGADGDVNAFYLPGSEENPNITLSGGIYAAAFADRPEVMEVMSYIASPEFGNSRAGNEIGGYLSPNKNVDTSLYTTELDQTFGEILAAAEPVRFDASDLMPGAVGSGTFWSAAVDIVGGTKTVDEAFADVEASWPSD
- a CDS encoding YjbQ family protein, which produces METTVLTIRTGTRPNVVDITGPAADFCRGRGDGLLSVFVPHATAGVAVIETGSGSDDDLLSLLDDLLPRDGRWQHRHGAPGHGADHVLPAFIAPSVVVPVLGGRPALGTWQSVVLVDTNVDNPDREVRLSFLPG
- the hisC gene encoding histidinol-phosphate transaminase — protein: MDEITRLARPDIAALQPYSSARTEGEQRMQVFLDANENPFAPYPADAASEGLNRYPEPQPGHLLDRFAAHYDVAREQLLFTRGADEAIDLLVRAFCRAEHDAILVNTPAFAMYAMAAEIQGAAVVAVPLVRTDAGRFDLDVDAILAAAGSRPGVKLVFVCTPNNPTSGLARREDVLGLCDRLLGSALVVADETYVDFSGQPSLARELGAHPNLVVLRTLSKEYSLAGERCGVTIAHPTTVGLLGRILAPYPLTQTAIRAVAAAMSPEGVARARANIDLLLRERAGVEVALATSPGATRIHPSDANFLLVETPDPRLLVRTMEAAGIKVRDRSTVAGIEGCVRISIGTPEQNQRMLEAFEKYASSL
- a CDS encoding LacI family DNA-binding transcriptional regulator codes for the protein MATIADVAAKAGVGAGTVSRVLNDSPRVSAATRARVLAAIEALDYRPNPMARGLSRGRCQTVGVVVPFFTHASAVERLRGVVALLDTSRYDLVLFNVESPVHRDEHFAALTRRDRADGLLVMSLPPPSSDLERLAAAGVPVVLLDARGPTEHAVPRVVTDDVEGGRIATRHLLALGHERIAFIGDEPDNPLGFVSSAEREQGYRATLEDAGVDVRPELIRHGPHVRSVARRRTEELLARRDRPTAVFAASDTQALGVLEAVRAAGLRVPEDVSVVGFDDIEVSSYAGLTTVRQPLYESGRCAAALLLEVLGTEGPIAPVHQQLDLDLIVRSTTGPPSVRVGR
- a CDS encoding DUF167 domain-containing protein — its product is MAATVLSATVLDVDRDGNVMLTVHVQPGARRSEIVGPHGDALKVRVTAPPVDGKANAAVVELLAEILDAPVELVAGASSRRKRLRITGLDRDAVQQCLDAAVAG